One window of Perca fluviatilis chromosome 12, GENO_Pfluv_1.0, whole genome shotgun sequence genomic DNA carries:
- the LOC120569502 gene encoding uncharacterized protein LOC120569502, producing MRVESMRVESMRVESMRVESMRCPCSRKRESVPSQINVSLVSGVPCWPTGPVKELGLQGKVSTHQMAKKWDNLKRRYKDLKYPPVGMENVADSSSSWPWFHLMNEAMEGRLATSAPLLTPVTHDDEQYPDPAPRHRARATAAAVPPPPTSHTSSDYAQEVFADSRNDSGGALGGGESNQRLAEACDGALEREWEMVERERAALEREREMVDRDRAALERERAAVQAERLWLERERAAVERDRAMVEQERAALDQRALMMNSVGHAGHLNALM from the exons ATGCGAGTAGAGTCCATGCGAGTAGAGTCCATGCGAGTAGAGTCCATGCGAGTAGAGTCCATGCGA TGTCCCTGTAGCCGTAAGCGGGAAAGTGTCCCTTCGCAgattaacgttagcttagtcTCCGGTGTCCCTTGCTGGCCCACAGGTCCTGTGAAGGAGCTGGGGCTGCAGGGGAAAGTCTCCACCCACCAGATGGCCAAGAAATGGGACAATCTGAAGAGGAGATACAAG GATCTGAAGTACCCTCCGGTTGGGATGGAGAACGTAGCGGACAGCTCCTCCTCCTGGCCCTGGTTTCACCTGATGAACGAAGCGATGGAGGGTCGCCTGGCAACCAGCGCCCCTCTCCTCACCCCCGTAACCCATGACGACGAGCAGTACCCCGACCCAGCCCCCAGACACCGGGCCCGGGCCACCGCTGCCGCCGTACCTCCACCTCCCACCTCCCACACCTCCTCTGACTACGCACAGGAGGTGTTCGCCGACAGCCGCAACGACAGTGGTGGAG CCCTAGGTGGAGGGGAGTCGAACCAGCGTTTGGCGGAGGCCTGCGACGGCGCGCTGGAGCGCGAGTGGGAGATGGTGGAGAGGGAGCGCGCGGCGCTGGAGCGCGAGCGTGAGATGGTGGACCGAGACCGCGCGGCGCTGGAGCGCGAGAGGGCGGCCGTGCAGGCCGAGAGGCTGTGGCTGGAGAGGGAGCGGGCGGCCGTGGAGCGCGACCGAGCCATGGTGGAGCAAGAGCGAGCCGCGCTGGACCAGAGGGCGCTGATGATGAACTCTGTGGGGCACGCCGGACACCTCAACGCACTCATGTAG